The nucleotide window ACAGTCCCCTCACAGGCACATGGTGTTTTAAGGACAAAGCCAACTGATGCTCTCTCAACACTTTCTTTATGCTCAAGAGGCTTTTAAACAAAGGACTCCCAAGAGCGGAGGGCTGTAACTCTTCAATGGGTTTTCAAATAAGTTTCAGGCTGCAGTTGAGCTCATAAAAACCCTTCTAGAGTGACTTCCTCTGAATGCAGTGGATGGAAAAGTGGGCCTCAGCTCAGGTGGAAAAGGGAACTGGTCCAATGGCTAAGGTGCTGTGACTTGCCAGGGTAATTCTTGCAGTTATCCAGCACTTTCTTGTTCCATAAACcaaatgtgaagatttttctgcatttgaatttattttgagGCACCAAAGGGGAGGATTTCGGTTTCACATGTAACTGAGCTTTTATGAACTCATTAAAGGGGATTCACTTGCATTGGGGCAAGCTTAAAATGGCACTTGTCATACAAGCTCTTCTTGCCCCTGCATTCTCGTAAGTTGTACAGGAGGCAATGCAATATCTGCTTTCCACATCCAACAGGCCAAGACATCACAGCACGGTATTCACCTCATAGCTGTCTGCCTGAATGGAAAAATGATCCACAATGCAAACACGAGGATAAAAGCAGATGAGCAGCACAATTAACACAGACAAGAAGGCATTGCACAGCCTTAGCTCATGTCTACGCACTAAACTGAAGTGCTTGTCTGGGATTAAATGAGACCTGGGGCAACCTGGCAAAGTCAAAGCCCAACAGGTCTGCGAAATGAAAGGCTACGAACGGACTAAATGTGCAGCTGTCAGTGCCTCGCCTTTGGGAATTGACTTTCTtctgcaaacacagcagaacTACTATGAAAAGCACAGGGGCATTCCTTTAGACCAGCGGCTTTGCCTGgaaagcaacaaaaataaatcctCTTAGGACATGCATGATGGCAGGCACCTGTGGTCTCGTTACACGAGCACTTCGAAAAGCTCACCGCAGAACATAGCAGCTTCTAAACGCTGGGAGAATACTCAACACACAAATTCCAAAGTGATGAGTCTGATTTTTAAGACCCGAAATGTGACGGGAAACTTCTCCACAAGCCTGACCTGAAGGAAGGGAAGCCTCAGGGACACGAGATGACAACGTAACCCTAACTCCCAATTTGCACCGCTGTGAAACAAGACAGTTTACGGCACTCTAATGTGTCATCAAACTTGGGGCGCTTTTCCTGCAGCAAGGAAGGAAATCCCTGCTTTCTTCCTGACATTAATCCTGTGCTGCTCTGTAGAAACCAAAACCAGGTGCACTTATTTGCTCTGTGCAGCCCAGGTGCTCCTGTGAATGGATCCTGATTACACTAAACAAGACCTGTAAAGAAATATGAGCCGGGTGAGCGCAGAAAGCTTAAATATAGTCAGTTCCTGTCTGCATGGGTATGTAGGCTGAAACTTAAACAGGTACACAGAAATAAATGCTCATGTCCACACCCATCCAGAGCACTCACACAACCTGATTTATCCTCCTAAGTGAGGCAAAGGTTGAATTCAACCCCTCGTATTTTAACCGAGCCCACACTGACATGGAAGAACAGGCCAGCTGTAAACACATTCGTGTCATTTCCTCTCGGATTACCTCGGCATGCGGCATCATTTGGAGGGCACAAATGCAGGGAATGCatgactttttttcctctctacaGTGAGGcattcagagcagagctgcactgaGTATCTACATGCATTCTATGTCAGCTAAAACCAGCAATCATTTAAGTCTGGCTAAATAATGGATACTTAACTGTGTAACTGCTCGTGTACAGGCAGGCGTAGTTAAAATAAAAGACCCATCACGTGAGAGCATCTGGGGGAAATTTTCTGGCGTGGAGTCAAAACAATTATCCCAGTGGTTGAATAAGTTCACCAAAACCGAAAGAGTAGTTGCTCAGAGAAATGTGCTTGTGGCTCAgatctctctctcgctctcttcttTTAATGTTCACTGAAAAGCCAGACTAGAATTTTTATTCATTAGATTCCAGACCCCTGAAGAGGAAACGGGAAATCTTACACACAAATGAGGGGGGCAAGAAGATTAATGGAACGGGTCTTGAAATCACACCTAGTTTATACTGCCGTTTCTGGCAAGGTCTTTAATTAACACACATAACAAGGCGTGCCAACACACAAATTGAAAAACATCCATATAACAAGGGAGATGTATTGCCACCAGTCACTGCATTAGCAAAACAGCGTTATCCTAAAATGGACTAGTTTGAAAAGTCAGGCCTGACATTtgcattatgtatttatttacttttattcGTAATGATTTATAAATGGAAATTGGAAAGAGAAGTGAAAATTATTACTggcaattttaaaaaaaaacaaaaaaactaagaGATGTCTGTGGTAAAACACGACCACCACACCAACTGTGAGGGCTCGCTGATTTTACAAGTCATAAATTGACACCCAAGATCTGCGCAGTCAACGTAAATTGTTGTTTTGTCGCCACTCGCGTCTGAAAAGGGCTGTGAAGAGGGTTCCTCGTGAACACAGTtctgttgttttcctccagTGGATGACAACAAATgtccagaaacacaaaagtggaGACTGGGGTGAATTCCTGAGAGTTgcactgctttctgtctgtgctctctAATTACATCCTTCTTGTTCTTTGGAGGCCATTCTCCATGTTACAGTGCTTAAGCTCAGTGCTAAATCATGAGGAGCCTGGCTCGACCTCCTCCTATCCATCACTGCCAGAACAAGATGACAGAGGCCAAGCTCACGGAGCGACGCACAGACATAGCAAACACCAGGAATGGATGCAAGGCTTACTAAACGACATTAGAACAGACCACAGCTAAAAGAGATGAGCATATTTCAAATTCTGTAAATATCAGAGAGGACACTCAGATAATTACAGACCACAATGAGGAGGGAAATGGGGACCAGGGGCGAAATAATTCAACACAGTcaacatttggtattttggtggTCGTGCAGTTGAACAGTTGGACTGATTCCTTCAGAAGTTCACCAGTGTGGTGCATTTATGTGTCAGTGGGAAGCAACTGTGTTTGAGTTCACCTCCTGGAACACAACAGGTAAGTGGTGAAGCTAATTTGGAAGTGCCTTAAGATGCACTCCCACTGGATGCTTGATAATGTTgggtttttttaaaaaaaaaggcctgaCAACATGGAAGTCAGCGTGGAGGAAATTGTTGTTAAAGGGATATTTAGTAGTAAAGAGAGACATTAAGTCCGTTTTACTGACAGCTCTCTCAGGCTATAACACTCAGTTGAGTGGCTGCCAGGTGTTCAAGCTCCACCCAGGCGACACCACACTGGCCTAAATTGGATTTTTTGGAAAGTGCTTCGAAGTTATGTACATATGATTTGTGGTAAACGGGTTAAAACATGCACGCTCACTTAACTTACCACCcagtctgctctctctcttttcttacCTGGAGTCTATTATTTGCTTTTGACTCCAGCACCCTGCCCTGGTATTCTCATATTTCTCCCATtgctcaccaccaccaccagaaaGCACAAGTGCAAACTGGATGCACAGCTAtaaatttctgtctttttactcatcagagctgcagaaacatttcagaaCCTGAGTCCAGGAGGTCGTGAACAGGTTTGCAAAGGTGTTTGCTGTGGGGGACATGCAATCACAACTGCTGCCTCCGAATTAAGAATAACGGTGGCAGATTACAAATCAAGAACCAAGCTAAAAATCCATAATCACTGCATGTGCAAGTGCAGCTCCTAGCAAAAAAAACTGGGCATAACATCAGGCTTACTGAGGCGCGTTGCCAGTAAGAAAGTACCTCACTTACTTGGTCTAACCCCATCAGAGTGTATATTTCAGCCAAgggaaaaaaacatcacaagGATTAACTTAACAGTCAGTGAGCTCTGATATCTATTAACAAGCCTTGGAGATATGATGAGATAAGTGTGTCTGCAAGCAATGATTCAGTCGCCAAAATATCTTCGTGTGCGTGGATCACTACACTGCTGGAAGACAGGTGGTTACTGTTCCTCAGGGTTTACACCGTCACAGTATGGAGGTGTGAAAGAGTCTGACATAGACAGGATACATGTATAGCTTAAGTACACTTGTCAAGCCATGTATGTCTTGTGCTGcttatgtttttctttattttacacaAGGAACTTAAGCCCAGTTATTAGGATAATCAGCGTCCCCTCCCCTTTGGAAAACTGTAGTTTTAGAGTAATAAAACATGTGTAAGTAGTAAGAAGTAGCTCTAAGTAAAGCAACTACCAAAGTGAATAATTATTCTTGAAACCTGGAAACGATCCCGAGTGTAAAACAGGTTTTGAGGCTGTGAGCGATGTGTTTTAAGACGGTGAAATGAAAGCGTAAACTCACAGTGTGACGGTCCTGTTGGGGAAGGAGTCCGGAGGTAACACCTGACGGAGCTCCATGTTGCTGCACACCACCTTCCTGTCGGACGCCAGGCTTTTCCCACCGCTTTTCGGCCGTTCGTCGTACGACTTACAGTCGGATGGGACCACCGAGGagccgccgctgccgccgccgagCAGCAGAATCGCGAACAACTGCAACACATCCGCCCTCATTTTCACGCGCCTCGGCAGACCCGCTGCAGCATCGGCTCCGGAACCAATGTTCAGACACTCAAGCAGCACAGATGGGGAGTTGATACCGAGTCGCTTTGTTACGAAGAGGTGACCTGAAAACCAGACCCCGCTAAAGACAACAATGAGACCTCTGCCAGTGTCTTGTTCGGCTCAAGCGAGCCTTCCTCCTCCATTTCTCGCAAGGCTTCCCCTTAGCTCGGCGCTCTTCAGTCCGACAGAGGTGCTCTTCTTTGTTCGCCAGACGACTCGTTTATGTTTCCCTCCCCATCCCGGCGTGCTGCTCATTTCCTCCAAAATTCCACATGCTGAGCAAACTCGCTGGTTACTGAATAACTTGTCCGGTTGTTGTTGAGAGGTTTTCTTTGTTGCTCATGGCGTGGGGTTTACAGAGGCGGCTACAGTGGTCCCAGGTTATCCACACTAACTTTAGGAATAGCGTCCAGGCTTTTTCAAAACACCCACTTTAACTTCCCAGCACTCCGGACGACATACCCTGACCCGAGCACGAGCGACTAAACTTTGTCCGTGTCTTCTTTTCCAGGCACCAACAGGAAATTACTCccggaaaaaaaaacacaaaagagctACAACTACACCTTTTAAGCGGGGTGTGCCGCAAATGCTCGataaaaaagtgaaaagctGTACGCCGCTTGGAAAAGCGTATCCAAAGTAGCTGTTGTCAGCTCCACCGTGTCTTTAGACAACATTCAAAGCCAGTTCTGTCCATTGAGAAGTCCTCTTCCCGTGGTCCTGCCCCGGGATCCACTGTTGTCAAGTCCGACGGGATTCCAACCACTTCCGGTCAGAATTTCAGAACAAAACCTGAGCGAAGGCATTTGTGTCAACTATTAAGTTTGAAGGACATCATTGCAATGGCCTTACCTTTATCCAAGAGTCGTTGTAGTAAAGTAGCTGTACCCTAGTACAGTACAAATACGTGTTTAAGTCACAGGTACTTCACTTGAATATTTCCAGCTTATAAAACTTTTGATGTCTACTTCACTTTGGGGTGCAAATATTCTCCGTTTGACTCCAATATATGTATTACACAGTCGTTAATAACTTTCCGGAATAAGACACAAaataatatataacaatatatGAAGTCGTTAAAAGATAGCTTCTCTTTGGACAGCTACTgcataaatgaaataataatccTGAAATATTCTGTATAACAATGAAgtttgtattgttgttgtttatgttgtttttttttttccattagtCGTagcctgctttttcttttgatactttgacactatttttatgcttttgtttgtgCTACTTTCACAGaagtaaagaattgcaataataataaattgtaATAATAGCAAAGTTTGCTGTGCTCATAATAGCCACGAAAGATTGTCACATGAGGAGCAAAAAGCCAACTGTATCCTGTAGATATGTGAGGAGGatgttcagctttttttttttttttgccctttggCAAACAGTCCATTTTCTTTGTTATGATCAAGTCAAGTGAGTCACAGAAAACTAGACCAGAGGATAGCACTGAAGTGGTCACAGGCCAGGGAACATATGGCTTTAGGCTATAATCCTTTCACCTCCACTAGTGTATTTGTTTTCAGGCCCTGTGAGGCTTGGCATACTCTGACAAGTACCCTTTaacctttttttgtttgcataCAGGATGTCACATGTTGTAAAGCAATGGAATGAATGATACAAACTTGATGCTGATGAATGATTCCCATCTTACTCATCAGTCTGCTCATCACAGCCTATCAAGCAGTTTAAAAGTCATTCCACAGTCTGAAAAAGTCTAGAGACACCGATGGTCACGTTTTTCCTGCTTCATTAATTTCATAAAATGTTGTACGATCATAATTACAGATTAGTTGTTTCGTTTGGTTGCTATATATGTTGGCTCATTTGATATAATTTATGTTAGCAAGAAAATGGTATGCTGTTCCACTTTTAACGACAAATTCAAACCAAAACATGATTCAGATGCTATTTTGAACTTCAGCATTTCTACAAATGATTTACGATAAGCACTTCCCGTTATTTACTTGTCATATTAAGAAGTCCGCAGAAAAATTACACTAAAAAACTTACTAAGTAAAAATTACCTCGGCACACGGTTCAAATTATGCGTCGTGAACGTAACGACGTTTCACGCAGGACTCGAGGCTCGTATGCAGCTTTCAAGTGCTCCTCGGTAACTCTGAATCTGCGAATCGCGAAAACAACTTTTAAGGCTAAATCAAAggactaaaaactaaaaaaaagattaaaagtatttttgtcTGACTATTATTTAGCCATAGTATTCATATGGTGCAATATAACCGGACAATAATGTTACAAACACTAATGTTGTAAAGTAATGCTTGCATTTTGGAGTATATAACGCCAATCTTAAACTACTCAGTCCAGCacggcatgatgggaaatgtgggcCGTCGCTCGAGCTCCAGCTTCCAGCGCGGTTGTGCCGACGAGGTGTGTGTGGCTAGCTGTGTGCAGGTAGCAGCGCACTCTGCCacttctgtggttattttgaCGTAAGTAACGCAAAAGGAGTTCTAACTACTCAATAAGTAACACATTacgggaagaagaaaaaaacatgttccCATGTGACTTTGCGTGGGGAGCCGCAACTGCTGCGTATCAAATAGAAGGTATGTAAATACAACTATCAGATTTCTGAGTATGATGGGTGAAGTGGACACAATACCACCAACAGCCATGCAGTCTAATCTAAATAAACAGCCCTACAACACAGACTTGAGTTCAGTCACTGCTGTCGTTGAGCCTGGAACCTTCTGTCCCTGTTGAATAAACTTAATTAATGATTTGTTACCAAATGAATGTTTAATTATAACCCATATAGGTATTTACCACTGGAATATCTGACCAattcatatactgtatacagtcTATGGACCAACCTGAGCTTGCCCACAGGTCACTCTAATCTAAAACTGGCAAAAACTCAACAGACAATTGCTCACAATAGATGACATAATTACACCATCATTAAAACCATAAATCCTGCAGGTGATAAGCCAAAGATACAGCAACAGTAAATTCAGTGAAATCTGTCAGCAGACTTAAAGTCCCAATAGAAACATtactgtgatttattttttctatgtCAACATCTTACCTACtttcatgaaatgaaacaacCTGTTTCTGTGCTCATTGAGGTGGCTGGCAGGCAGACGGCAAGGGACCGAGTATCTGGGACACATTTTGTCACGAGAAAGGCAGAGTGTTTGGGGAGCAGAATGGAGATGTGGCCTGCAACAGCTACGAGCTGTGGGAGAAGGACCTGGAGTGTATCCAGCAGCTTGGACTGACGCACTACCGCCTGTCCCTCTCCTGGGCCCGCCTCCTGCCTGATGGGACCACACGACATGTCAATCAAAAAGGTATCCTCGTGAGACCCATGCCGAGTTTGAAtccaaaacaacacaatgacaTGAGCTCATTTGAtggctgcagtgctgttttACCTTACAGCCCATTAATGATAGCACTGTATACCTGTCCTACAGGTGTGCAGTACTACAACAAGGTGATTGATGATTTGCTGGCCTGCAATGTGTCACCCATGGTCACACTTTACCACTTTGACCTACCTCAAGCTCTCCAAGATCAAGGTGGCTGGAAATCACCGGGTACAGCGAACACGTTTGATAGCTATGCCAAGTTTTGCTTCCAGACATTTGGTGACCGCGTCAAACTTTGGATCACCGTCAACGAGCCCTACGTGTGCGCCAAACTGGGCCATGAAGATGGCATCCATGCCCCGGGGTTAAAAGAACCTGGCACTGCTGCTTACCTGGTGGGTCACAACATGCTGCGAGCCCACGCCATGGCCTGGCACAGCTACAACACCTTCTACAGGACGAAGCAGAAGGGTGCAGTGTCTCTCGCCATCAACAGCGACTGGCTTGAGCCGTTACGAGCAGGTTGCGCCGAGGACATCGCAGCCACTGAACGAGACCTCGCATTTACACTCGGGTGGTTTGCTTGGCCTGTGTTCGTAACTGGAGATTATCCAGAAATAATGAGATCAGCCATCGACGCTCAAAGTAAGAAGCTGGGATACGATGGCGGCGCAAGACTGCCCAGTTTCTCAAAGGACGAGCCTGCCATTCTGGGCACCGCTGACTTCTTTGCGCTGAACTACTATACGTCTCGTCAAGTGGCGCCAGGAGGAGGTTGCGGAGAGACGCTGAGTATGAAGAGTGACCGAGACGCAGGAGAAGTCGTGGATCCGTCCTGGCCTGTTTGTGGGGTGTCCTGGCTCGCTGTGGTGCCTCACGGCTTAAGGAAACTTCTCAAGCACATTAAGGTAAAACTAGAACTGCCGGCTCATCCGTTGGGGTCATTTTCTGTGTCATGTTTTGGTGAAACTCAGCTGCCTGTCCTCATCAGTACCCCAAACAAGACTCAAACGTATCCTTTATTTTGACTGTGAGTTCAATCAGTGGAAATGtgaagtcatttttctttttcctcttggCATCAAACTGAATTGaccaacacaaagacaaatcgCCTTCAACCAAACGAGGAGAACACTGTGACATTTGTTTAGTGTCTTGCTATTGATTTTGTGTGCAGTAATCTCCTTTTAACACCTCCAGAAACACATTGATGCTTCATTAGTGCTGTCACATTGAATGAAACAGTTACTTTGCTGAAAGTGTTTGCAATTGCAATTTCCTGCTGTTGTGACTTGTCACAGGCCATTAAGTTTGAGCTTGGCACCGTTGAAATGCAGCTAAACGGCACAGTGTAGACCAATCGCTCTCTCCCTGAAGTGTCTGACAGCTGAGATGCCTTGTTTGACAATAATGTTTGCCCCATGACTTTCCAGGACACCTTCAACGACCCGGCAGTCTACATTACAGAGAATGGCTTCTCTCAGGTGGGGCCGCTGCAAATTGAGGATGTGCAACGCTCAGAGTTTTACAAGGACACCATCATGGAAGTGGCTAAAGGTAATGGCTGGTAAATCTGCGCTGGAAAATAAGCAAAAAGCCATGAGCTGACAGTAACAGAGTGCAAGCCAATGGGAAAAATGAGTGTAAATATCATGTTAATTGAGCATTTTGGAAACATTCTGCACAATATTTTGCCGTCAGTCCTGCAGCTGCCAATGAATAAGTGCCTGATAAATTCTCCTGAGTAAAATTAAAGCTATTCTTTCATCCCTTTTGCAATGGCTATACATTGGTCACCAGTCTAAGATTTGGTTTTGTAGCATCCAGAGTTTTGAATAATACCTCAATTTTGTTTTGCACAAAAATCTCAATGTGCACAAGATTTTTCCTAAACcatgaagacagaggaaaacatttttatcagtATTATTTTGTTCTCAGACTGTCAGGCTTCAGAATTATTACCCATAAGTCcagttgtttgttttggcaCCACCATCTGGCCAATCTGTGTACGTTCATTGCCAGGGAAACTGAGAGTCATCGACCACATTCAGCAGCTGGTTTCTGTGGGATGGCACAGCCGCAGTTCAAGGCGGGATAAAGTAGAAGAGgttgcacatacagtacaatatcAAAGACATGAGATTAGAGATGTTGATGAAAGTCATAG belongs to Chaetodon trifascialis isolate fChaTrf1 chromosome 23, fChaTrf1.hap1, whole genome shotgun sequence and includes:
- the LOC139351289 gene encoding cytosolic beta-glucosidase gives rise to the protein MFPCDFAWGAATAAYQIEGGWQADGKGPSIWDTFCHEKGRVFGEQNGDVACNSYELWEKDLECIQQLGLTHYRLSLSWARLLPDGTTRHVNQKGVQYYNKVIDDLLACNVSPMVTLYHFDLPQALQDQGGWKSPGTANTFDSYAKFCFQTFGDRVKLWITVNEPYVCAKLGHEDGIHAPGLKEPGTAAYLVGHNMLRAHAMAWHSYNTFYRTKQKGAVSLAINSDWLEPLRAGCAEDIAATERDLAFTLGWFAWPVFVTGDYPEIMRSAIDAQSKKLGYDGGARLPSFSKDEPAILGTADFFALNYYTSRQVAPGGGCGETLSMKSDRDAGEVVDPSWPVCGVSWLAVVPHGLRKLLKHIKDTFNDPAVYITENGFSQVGPLQIEDVQRSEFYKDTIMEVAKAIQEDGVNVRGYFAWSLLDNFEWADGFSVRFGLFHVDFTDAKLRRTMYQSGREYAKIILKYKQGQSSGAPQGSQ